In Chryseobacterium lactis, a single genomic region encodes these proteins:
- a CDS encoding DUF3408 domain-containing protein, which produces MSSDNKNEDFKKPNVDEDYLMNIISGDEPVAPPQNNQQQEEPNEIKPKTREKSRSNSSKKADYDETFLVNRFPSGRSGKVVYIRPEYHERLLRIVQLTREEKTTLYSYIDNILEHHFREFGDDITDYFNERFKPIL; this is translated from the coding sequence ATGAGTTCAGATAACAAAAACGAAGATTTTAAAAAGCCAAATGTTGATGAAGATTATTTGATGAACATCATCAGCGGTGATGAGCCAGTTGCTCCACCTCAAAATAATCAGCAACAGGAAGAACCAAACGAAATCAAGCCCAAAACCAGGGAAAAATCCCGAAGCAATTCGTCAAAGAAAGCGGACTATGACGAAACATTTTTGGTCAACCGCTTTCCGTCAGGTCGAAGCGGCAAAGTGGTTTACATACGTCCTGAATATCACGAAAGGCTGCTCCGCATTGTGCAGTTAACGAGGGAAGAAAAAACAACACTCTACTCATACATTGACAATATCCTTGAACACCACTTTAGGGAGTTCGGGGACGATATTACAGATTATTTCAACGAACGCTTTAAACCCATTTTATAA
- a CDS encoding DUF4134 domain-containing protein, which translates to MEKQRKKVLLAAVATLSAMGALAQGNGSAGINEATQMVTSYFDPATKLIYAIGAVVGLIGGVKVYNKFSSGDPDTSKTAASWFGACIFLIVAATILRSFFL; encoded by the coding sequence ATGGAAAAACAGAGAAAAAAAGTTTTGCTGGCAGCAGTGGCAACGTTGTCAGCAATGGGTGCTCTTGCACAGGGAAATGGTTCTGCAGGTATCAACGAAGCTACCCAAATGGTAACAAGCTATTTCGACCCCGCAACCAAATTAATATACGCCATCGGCGCGGTGGTTGGGCTCATCGGAGGCGTTAAGGTGTACAACAAGTTTAGCTCCGGCGACCCCGACACTTCTAAAACTGCCGCAAGCTGGTTTGGTGCGTGTATCTTCTTGATTGTTGCAGCTACTATCCTGCGCTCATTCTTCCTTTAA
- the mobA gene encoding conjugal transfer protein MobA, whose protein sequence is MNENRNKKQNKGGRTPKTDPSIHRHVFRLTDEENTKLLSLFDASGMTNKAKFIIGLLFGKEMKSVKIDKGTVDFYMRLTSFHSQFRSVGVNYNQIVKLLYKHFTEKKAAAFLYKLEKQTVEMAMLCQKIIQLTEEFEAKHLKKQA, encoded by the coding sequence ATGAACGAGAACAGAAACAAAAAACAGAATAAGGGTGGACGGACACCCAAAACAGACCCAAGCATCCACCGCCACGTTTTCCGTCTTACAGACGAAGAAAACACGAAACTTTTATCGCTTTTTGATGCATCGGGAATGACCAATAAAGCAAAATTTATCATCGGCTTGTTGTTCGGTAAGGAAATGAAATCAGTAAAAATTGACAAAGGAACGGTTGATTTTTATATGCGATTGACTTCGTTTCATAGCCAATTTCGCTCCGTTGGTGTGAACTATAACCAGATTGTAAAGCTGCTGTATAAGCATTTTACCGAGAAAAAAGCGGCTGCATTCCTGTACAAACTGGAAAAACAGACGGTTGAAATGGCGATGCTATGCCAAAAAATCATTCAACTTACCGAAGAATTTGAAGCAAAACACCTGAAAAAACAAGCTTAG
- a CDS encoding ParA family protein, producing METKKKTLKISFSTQKGGVGKSTMTTLLASVLHYRLGYNVLVMDCDFPQHSLTNMRERDKKTLMQNDYHKKAAMKQFQTINKKAYPIIKSKAENALDKASEYVSQSAVAPDVIFFDLPGTANTKGVLTTLKIMDFIFSPITADRLVVESTLGFTKAFLELPKTIEGNEQQELWLFWNQVDGREKTGLYEAYQSVIKTLNLPIMETRIMDSKRFRKETDDTENYVFRSSLLPAEPQLMKATKMDLFVEEFLKIIHL from the coding sequence ATGGAAACAAAGAAGAAAACCTTAAAAATCAGCTTTTCTACCCAAAAAGGCGGCGTGGGAAAATCAACAATGACCACCTTGCTAGCAAGTGTGCTTCATTACCGTTTAGGATATAATGTGTTAGTAATGGACTGCGACTTTCCACAGCACAGCCTGACCAATATGCGTGAACGGGATAAGAAAACCTTGATGCAGAATGACTACCACAAAAAAGCGGCAATGAAGCAATTCCAGACCATCAACAAGAAGGCATATCCGATTATCAAAAGCAAGGCTGAAAATGCTTTGGACAAAGCGTCGGAATATGTAAGCCAGTCGGCAGTTGCGCCCGATGTTATTTTCTTCGACTTGCCTGGAACTGCCAATACTAAAGGTGTATTGACAACCTTAAAAATAATGGACTTTATCTTTTCACCCATTACAGCCGACCGCTTAGTAGTGGAAAGCACATTGGGCTTTACCAAAGCCTTTCTTGAACTGCCCAAAACTATTGAGGGCAATGAGCAACAAGAGCTGTGGCTGTTCTGGAACCAAGTGGACGGTAGGGAAAAAACAGGTTTGTACGAGGCATATCAAAGTGTCATTAAAACACTCAACCTGCCCATAATGGAAACAAGGATAATGGACAGTAAGCGTTTCCGAAAGGAAACGGACGATACCGAAAATTATGTGTTCCGTTCAAGCCTGCTACCCGCAGAACCTCAATTGATGAAGGCAACCAAAATGGATTTGTTTGTCGAAGAATTTTTAAAAATCATACATCTATAA
- a CDS encoding QcrA and Rieske domain-containing protein, with protein MDRKQFIKQCGFACLGTGLAPVLLEGCATGKSISGKIMGSDLSVPLSSFLSGKGGKEIYRKYIIVEHGQLRYPIYVFRFSESEYSAVLMQCTHQGAELQAFGDILQCPAHGSEFNNKGQVQNGPARESLRSFSVNIVNDQLNISLKHA; from the coding sequence ATGGACAGAAAGCAATTTATCAAACAATGTGGCTTTGCCTGCCTCGGTACAGGTCTGGCACCTGTACTGTTGGAAGGATGTGCTACGGGGAAGTCCATATCAGGTAAGATTATGGGCTCCGATCTTTCCGTTCCGTTGAGCAGTTTCCTTTCTGGTAAGGGCGGAAAGGAAATCTATAGAAAATACATTATTGTGGAACACGGCCAACTGAGGTACCCCATATATGTATTCCGTTTTTCAGAAAGCGAATACAGTGCGGTGCTTATGCAATGCACTCATCAGGGCGCTGAATTACAGGCTTTCGGCGATATACTGCAATGTCCTGCACATGGCAGTGAGTTCAACAACAAAGGGCAGGTACAAAATGGGCCAGCCCGGGAGAGCTTGCGCTCTTTTTCTGTAAATATCGTTAACGACCAACTCAACATATCACTTAAACATGCATAA
- a CDS encoding DUF4133 domain-containing protein, producing MNYHINKGIGRTVEFRGLKAQYLFIFAGGLLGTLIFVMVLYMAGVNSYICLFLGAGGASLIVWQTFSLNRKYGEHGLMKIAANKRHPRYIICRKPVHRYLKFTPKQNTV from the coding sequence ATGAATTATCATATCAATAAAGGCATCGGAAGAACGGTGGAATTTAGGGGCCTCAAAGCGCAATACCTTTTCATTTTCGCCGGCGGACTGCTCGGTACGCTGATCTTCGTGATGGTACTGTATATGGCGGGTGTAAATTCCTACATCTGCTTGTTCCTTGGCGCAGGTGGAGCTTCGCTCATTGTATGGCAGACTTTTTCGCTAAACAGGAAGTACGGCGAACACGGCTTGATGAAAATTGCAGCAAACAAAAGGCACCCCCGCTATATCATTTGCCGCAAGCCTGTACACCGCTATTTAAAATTCACACCTAAACAGAACACCGTATGA
- a CDS encoding DUF3408 domain-containing protein, with protein MKNANKKRNAIVADNTSAITKNEVQTSYEQTFLQMDTVQARGNKSIYLSPEHHERLTRIVQIIGDDKIPLFAYLNNILDHHFEAFEDAISKEYKEKYKALF; from the coding sequence ATGAAGAATGCAAATAAAAAGAGGAACGCTATTGTTGCAGACAATACTTCCGCCATCACAAAAAACGAAGTACAAACAAGCTATGAGCAAACATTTCTGCAAATGGATACAGTGCAGGCACGAGGTAACAAGAGCATCTACCTAAGCCCGGAGCATCACGAACGATTGACTCGTATTGTACAAATAATTGGCGATGACAAAATACCGTTGTTCGCCTATCTGAACAATATACTTGACCATCACTTTGAAGCGTTTGAAGATGCAATTTCAAAGGAGTATAAAGAAAAATACAAAGCGCTGTTTTAA
- a CDS encoding metal-dependent transcriptional regulator, with the protein MISETEENYLKALFVLSIDKGEVNISELSKQLEVKIPTANSMMKRLAEKELVIYESYKPVKLSAKGKKEAALIIRKHRLTEMFLVEKMGFGWEEVHLIAEQIEHIRSTAFFEKMDELLGHPNVDPHGSPIPDINGKITTEHYLRLSDHKKGDKVEFMAVSHSSEDLLKFLNSKELVLGTVLFIESIEPFDGTMSVSYDKRQNEMLSSKVCDKLLVRGAEGNS; encoded by the coding sequence ATGATTTCGGAAACTGAAGAAAACTACTTGAAAGCTTTATTTGTCTTATCCATTGACAAAGGTGAAGTGAATATATCGGAGCTGAGTAAGCAATTGGAAGTTAAGATACCTACAGCTAATAGCATGATGAAACGCCTTGCCGAGAAAGAGCTGGTCATTTATGAAAGCTACAAGCCAGTCAAGCTTTCTGCGAAAGGAAAAAAGGAAGCCGCCCTGATAATCAGGAAGCACCGGCTTACCGAAATGTTCCTAGTGGAAAAGATGGGCTTTGGATGGGAAGAGGTTCATCTTATTGCCGAACAGATCGAACATATCCGGTCAACGGCATTTTTCGAGAAAATGGATGAATTACTTGGGCATCCGAATGTTGACCCTCACGGATCACCGATACCGGACATAAACGGAAAGATCACAACCGAACACTATCTGAGGTTAAGCGACCATAAGAAAGGAGATAAGGTCGAATTTATGGCAGTTTCCCATTCTTCCGAAGATTTGCTGAAATTCCTGAACAGCAAGGAACTTGTACTGGGTACTGTTTTGTTTATTGAGTCCATAGAACCATTCGATGGAACAATGTCGGTTTCCTATGATAAAAGACAAAATGAGATGCTGAGCAGCAAAGTCTGCGACAAACTTCTGGTGAGAGGAGCTGAAGGTAATTCCTAA
- the mobB gene encoding conjugal transfer protein MobB: MIAKIGRSGNLYGALAYNQLKVEHENGQILFASKMIETANGHYSVAQLAQSFAPYLIANRNTEKHTLHISLNPDPNDKVSNEKYREMAEQYMREMGYGEQPFVVFKHTDTSRSHIHIVSVCVNEQGKKISDKFEKMRSMNVCRELEKQHGLIPATDKERNQTDKVFRPVDYRAGDVKSQIASVVRHLPNYYQYQTLGEYNALLSLFNITAEKIEGELQGKMQQGLLYIPLNENGDRAGHPFKASLFGKSAGLSALELHFAKCKTALKTSPTKQTLKSAVSIALQSTTDELSFKKHLAEQGINVVVRRNDTGRIYGMTFIDHNSKAVWNGSRLATELSANAFNDYWNSSRQSEKKESGIRQSKTPTSDDADLPEEAPHHLFNFLNTDKHEDGLIEALGGLLPEAQGEDYEEQDFANQMKKKRKHRRNSG, encoded by the coding sequence ATGATAGCAAAAATCGGTAGAAGCGGAAATTTATATGGGGCATTGGCATACAATCAACTCAAAGTGGAGCATGAAAACGGACAAATTTTGTTTGCCAGTAAGATGATTGAAACCGCTAACGGGCATTATTCCGTAGCACAATTAGCCCAATCTTTTGCGCCTTACCTAATAGCCAACCGCAATACCGAGAAACATACGCTGCATATTTCGCTCAATCCCGACCCGAATGATAAGGTAAGCAATGAAAAATATCGGGAAATGGCAGAACAGTATATGCGGGAAATGGGTTACGGCGAACAGCCTTTTGTGGTGTTCAAACATACCGATACCAGCCGCAGCCATATACACATTGTATCAGTTTGCGTGAATGAGCAGGGAAAAAAGATCTCGGACAAATTCGAGAAAATGCGGTCGATGAATGTATGCCGTGAACTGGAAAAACAACACGGGTTGATACCCGCCACCGACAAAGAGCGTAATCAGACTGATAAGGTTTTCCGTCCGGTTGATTATCGGGCAGGCGATGTTAAGAGCCAAATCGCTTCAGTCGTTCGTCACCTGCCAAACTATTACCAATATCAAACATTGGGAGAATATAATGCCCTGCTTTCCCTGTTCAATATTACCGCCGAGAAAATAGAGGGCGAATTGCAAGGGAAAATGCAGCAGGGCTTATTGTACATTCCATTGAATGAAAATGGTGATAGAGCCGGGCATCCGTTTAAGGCTTCATTATTCGGGAAGAGCGCAGGGCTTTCGGCTTTGGAACTGCATTTTGCGAAATGCAAAACGGCTTTGAAAACCAGCCCCACCAAACAGACCTTAAAATCCGCCGTTAGCATTGCCCTGCAATCTACAACTGATGAATTGAGCTTTAAAAAGCATTTGGCAGAACAAGGTATTAATGTCGTGGTAAGAAGAAATGATACGGGCCGAATATACGGAATGACATTTATAGACCACAACTCAAAAGCTGTATGGAATGGTTCACGTTTGGCAACAGAACTTTCTGCCAACGCTTTTAACGATTATTGGAATAGTAGTCGTCAATCGGAGAAAAAAGAATCAGGCATACGACAGTCAAAAACACCCACATCAGATGATGCAGATCTTCCCGAGGAAGCCCCACACCATCTGTTCAATTTCTTAAATACTGACAAACATGAAGATGGTTTGATCGAAGCGTTGGGCGGATTGCTTCCCGAAGCTCAAGGCGAAGATTACGAGGAACAGGATTTTGCTAACCAAATGAAAAAGAAAAGAAAACACCGCAGAAATTCTGGATAA
- a CDS encoding di-heme oxidoredictase family protein, which translates to MRKSQIIIGGIIALIVGIQACEKFEPGLPLEDSLLDGPIEGLSLSEMQRFNDGDRTFNDEVFTVEKGLGPLFVSNSCVSCHAGDGKGNPFSTLTRFGQVDETGNQFLHLGGPQLQNRAIPGYQPEVLPPGAAFSRFTPPAVTGLGLLEFVPDDVLLQMADPNDLDGDGISGRVNWINIPSYINPRSGSVSHNGRYIGRFGKKASVYDLLQQTVDALAQDMGISTLYHPIDVYSGQKVDPEISTQRVNNLGFYLQTLKAPIPRNQTDADVIKGKALFTQVNCSSCHKPKLTTGNAPISALAFKDFYPYTDLLLHDMGSGLDDGYTEGTAKTNEWRTPPLWGLGLSPNSQGGKYFLMHDGMATSIEQAIELHGGEAVASRQQYNNLSPTDKAAIIKFLKSL; encoded by the coding sequence ATGAGAAAATCACAAATTATCATCGGGGGAATTATAGCCCTGATAGTCGGGATACAGGCCTGCGAAAAGTTTGAGCCCGGATTGCCCTTGGAAGACAGCTTGCTGGACGGTCCGATTGAGGGGCTTAGTCTTTCGGAAATGCAACGCTTCAATGATGGCGACAGAACCTTTAATGATGAAGTATTTACCGTTGAAAAGGGGCTAGGTCCTTTGTTTGTTTCCAACAGTTGCGTGAGCTGCCATGCAGGAGACGGTAAGGGAAATCCGTTCAGCACATTGACACGTTTTGGCCAGGTAGACGAAACGGGTAACCAGTTTTTGCATCTGGGCGGTCCACAGTTACAGAACAGAGCTATCCCAGGCTATCAACCGGAAGTTTTACCTCCGGGAGCGGCCTTTTCAAGGTTTACGCCCCCCGCAGTTACAGGACTGGGGCTTCTTGAATTTGTTCCTGATGATGTACTGCTCCAAATGGCTGATCCAAATGATCTGGATGGGGACGGCATCTCCGGCAGGGTAAACTGGATAAATATCCCATCCTATATCAATCCCCGTAGCGGAAGCGTTTCTCACAATGGCAGGTATATCGGGCGGTTCGGTAAGAAGGCTAGTGTTTATGATCTTCTTCAGCAGACGGTAGACGCACTCGCACAGGATATGGGGATATCTACGCTCTACCATCCCATAGATGTGTATTCCGGGCAGAAAGTAGATCCAGAAATTTCCACCCAGCGAGTGAACAACCTAGGTTTTTATTTACAAACCTTGAAGGCACCCATCCCCCGTAATCAGACCGATGCGGATGTAATAAAGGGGAAAGCCCTTTTTACGCAAGTGAATTGCAGCAGTTGCCACAAACCCAAACTAACTACAGGCAATGCCCCGATTTCGGCACTTGCATTCAAGGATTTTTATCCATACACCGATCTGTTGCTACATGATATGGGTTCGGGCCTGGATGATGGATACACCGAAGGTACTGCAAAGACCAATGAATGGAGGACACCGCCATTATGGGGGCTGGGTCTTTCACCTAATTCACAGGGCGGAAAGTATTTCCTGATGCACGATGGCATGGCAACCAGCATTGAACAGGCAATAGAACTGCACGGAGGAGAAGCGGTAGCTTCCCGTCAGCAGTACAACAACCTGTCTCCAACAGATAAAGCCGCGATTATCAAATTCCTCAAATCATTATAA